From the uncultured Methanomethylovorans sp. genome, the window ATCATTATCTGCAGATGATGCATCTGTACTGAACACAAATCCTGCTTCAGCTTCTCCTGTTTCAACATAGACCAATGCCTGTTTAACATTTTCTGCCATAAGTGTCTTACTTGAAACACTATCCCACAGTCCTGCATTTGTCAGTGCTTCCTTTGCATATTTTCCTGCAGGTACAGTATCAGGGTTACCCATAGAGATCTTTTCCAATTCAGTCTTTGTAAGATCTTGTATGCCGGTAAGTCCAAGTGCATTTCCCTTCGGAGTTATCATAACAAGTGAATTCCCTGCGAAATCTTGCCTAGTATTGTTATATATGAATCCCTTGGATGCGAGCATGTCCATTTGATCCTGAGCTGCTGAAGCAAATACATCTGCTGTTTCTGGAGCAGCTTCTATTTGTGTACGGAGAGTACCAGATCCTGCAAAGTTATACACAATATCAATTTCCGGATTTTCTGTTTCAAATTTTTCCTCAATGTCCGTGAACGCTTCAGTGAGGCTTGCAGCAGCAGCAACGTTGATCTGGGTAGGCTGAGTAATTTGTTGCTGTGTCGCTTCTGGCTGGTTTTGGGAGGTATTTTGTTGATCTTGTGATTGGTTAAGTTGCTGATTTTGTTGCTTTCCATCATTTGAGCCCATTATAATAGCTGCAAGGGCTACTATTATTACAATTGCTATGGCAGCTGTAAGTAACGTCTGGTTTTTTTTATCCATGCAGAGCACCTTTTCTTCTTAAGATTAGAACAATTTTAGGAATTTCGCTGCCAGCAGATTCGAGTCAGGTAGCCCTATATGCTGCCAGCAGCGTTATGTCGGAGTAGACATATCAATGAACATCCCTTATTATGTTATAAATAGGTTTCTACATGGGATAGTGAGTTTATTTTGCTTCCAGTGTCCTACTAAATCGTATGGTGGCGGTAGTTTCCTAAAGCATGGCTTTTTCATTTTTGGAGGCTGTTTTTTTATAATAGTTACTTTTCATTAAAAGATGGATCAATAATATGAAAAGGTAACCTACTTCTACAGTATAAGTGGAGCTTATGTCTACTTCTGGTCGATATGTAAGTATCATTACAATAAGCCACAGAAAATAACCCCATAAGGTGCTTCTTAATCCCACAATATCGTCTATTCGCCTCTTTTCAGAAACCATGTCACGAGAGAATAGGTAGTGTCCTAAGGTTACAAAGAAAATGATGGGGCCCGATGTAAGCCATTCATCGATCTGACCTAGATCTTGTGATGATTTGACAGCCAATACAAAAAATACCCAAATAATACAGAATATTGCTCCAAAGAAACATCCGATAAGTTCTATAAATTTTGTACTAAGTGATGTCATAAATCTTCCTGTAGAGTTTAATGAGCATCCAATTAAGCTCTACTATTTGATTCAAAGTTCAACTTGTTCTTTTATTCTCATTATGTACTCTTCATTATATCATTTGTAATATGTTTGACTTCTTCGCAAATACTAATATTTGTCTAAGGTTATCTAGTTTATTTAATTCCTGGCAAATTTATATTTGAAAAACAGGTTAACACTAATGAAGGATTAGAAATAGAAACACATAATGAAAAAGAGCTTAAATTATCTGCTGTATTTCCTGGGCTCAAATACCTTTTCCAGCAGTTCCAGTCTATCTGTTTTCTCAAGCTGTCTGTAGATTAGTTCCCATGCACATTCTTTTTCGGACTCGACCTCGCACTTTCCAAGCATAGAACCTCCACATGGGCCATTGAGTAAACCTTTTGGACAACTGGCTTTGGGGCATACGCCACCGAACTCCTGAACGTTGCATGCACCACACATCTCGCATAGTTGTGGAAGGACCTGCTCTCCTGATCGTCCTCCCAGGGAATCAGTATTATTGGAAGGATAAACCGGGATATTAGCAAACCTGGATACTACCGAAGTACCACTACCACATGCCATTACAAGAATTGCATCAGCTTTTTGTATGTCCGGTTCTTTCTCCACAAGTGTTTCACAAGATCGGATGCTGCAAGCCGCAGTGGGCAGGACCCAGCCAATTACATGTTTTCCGGCGTCTCTTAGTTTTTCGCACATAGCAAGCACCTCAGGTTCGCCTCCAACATGCAGCCTTGCAGCACAGACGTTGCACCCGACAACAAATATATTGTCAATTCCTTCAAGGGAAGCAAGTACTTCATCAAAAGGTTTTGAAGAAGAAATGATCATAAATCCCTCAAATAACGGTACTCAACATTATCATCAAGTTTCAGTGTATCATTGATCATTCTTGAAATAAGGGGTAAATTGCGGGCCTGGCATTCCAATTTCTGTGCAAGCTTTTCCAGTTGTAGTATCGTACCGATCACAAGGACATCAGTGCTTTCAGTCTCATGGGACACTGCATTGCGTTCAAGGGCTGCATCGCCTCCTCTTGCCAGTATCTCTTGCTTAATGATCAAAGCTTCAGTGGTAGTTATATTGGATATCCTCAGGACCCGAGAACTGCATTTCTTTTTCATGATCTGAGCACCAGTTCCTGTAACGCCCATCTCTTTCATGGTTCTGACTGCATCTTCCGAATTTATAATGTCCAGCACAGATACCTCAAAATTATTCTCTTTAACTTTCGGCTCTCTGCTGCGCATGGCTGCTGCTACCTTCACTACATCCATTGTCTGCGCCACATCGTGTGTCCTTATAATATGTGCTCCCTTATGCACAACAATAGCAGTGGCAGCAAGGGTTCCATATAATCTCTCTTCTGCAGGTTTATGCAGCACTGCATCGATACAGGACTTGCGTGATATCGCTGCAAGAATTGGTTTTTGGAACACTTTCAGTCTTTCGAACTGGTCAATTGTCTCAAAATCGTATATTGGTCCCTTTTCAGCAACCCATTTTCCAATTGCAGGATCAAGAATTAGCTTACTAGTGTCCATGCCTTTATCCTGTGCATGCATTATAATGTTGGATAATGATCTCATTATAGCGTCCATACCTATCGGATCACCTGGGATCTTTTCTGTAGCCATAGCCACTGCGGGGCATTTATGTTCAACTAGGATATCCAACATACTCTCATCTGCCTTGAAGCCAGAAACATCATTGATTATGTCAGCTCCCAATTCAATGGACTTTTCGGCAATGTCAGTAAACATTGTATCTACCGATATGAGAGCATCAACGTTATCTTTCAGAATATCAAGTGCTGGTACAAGTCTTTGCATCTCCTCTTCCTTGCTTATTACAGGGTTTGCAAGCATCCATGTAGACCGTGCTCCGATGTCTAGGATTGTAGCGCCGCTGTCCACCATACTGTGTGCCTTGTCTAATATGGAGTCCACGTTCACTACGGATGACTTATAAAAAGACTCCTTGCTGAGGTTTATAACTCCCATTATCCGTACCGGGTGCTCATCCCCAACTTTCAAACCGCAAATCTCCGTATCAACGAACATTTTCTACCTGAAAAAGTGTAAAATCAGTAACTAATTCTTGTTGGTATATCGGTATTTATGTTTTACATGCCATCTTTTGCTGCCATTAACACATGCTGCATAAGTATGGAGATCGTCATAGGCCCCACGCCTCCCGGAACAGGGGTTATTAGTGAGGCTTTCTTTATAACATTCTCAAAGTCTACATCCCCATAGACTTTTCCATTCTCTTCAGTGATACCTACATCAAAAACGACAACACCTTCTTTTACCATCTCAGCTTTTATGAGGTGTTTGACGCCTGTACCGACTACAAGTATGTCTGCATCCAGGGTGTATTGTTTCAGGTTCTGTGTGAACACGTGGCATACCGAAACAGTTGCATTACGGTTAATCAGCATTGCAGCCATGGGTTTCCCTACTACATTGCTGTGTCCGACAATAACAGCATGTTTTCCCTGTATCTGGACACCGTGCTCTTCCATTGCCCGAATTATTCCTTTAGGAGTACATGGCACAAACCCCTCGTTACCTATGAGCAGATTTCCCATGTTGTATGGATGGAATCCATCAGCATCTTTTTTAGGATCAATGGCCAGCATGGCCTCCTTTTCGTTAAGATTCTTTGGGAGAGGTAATTGTAGCAGGATCCCATGTATATCATCTCTGAGGTTGAGTTGCTTTATATGGGCGGTAAGCTCTTCCTGTGAGATAGAGGATGGAAGATTGTGGTCTTCTGCATGTATCCCTGTCCGTTCACATGCTTTGTGCTTAAGGCGCACATACATCTTTGAAGCTGGATCTTCCCCTACCAAAATGGTGGCAAGGCCGGGTGTGATTCCCTTTTCGGCTTTCAATCTCTGGACACCTTCTTTAACCTCTTCTTCTATTTTCTTTGCAAGGCTGCGTCCATCTATTACTCTTGAGCTATATTCACCCACCAAGCAATTCACCTCTTTACTTATATATGGGGAATCTGCTGACTAGCTGTTCCACATCAGAACTGACTTCCATAAGGACTTTTTCATTTCCAATGTTACCGATCACATTCTCTATGAAACCGGCAATGTCCACCATTTCCATTTCTTTCATGCCACGGGTGGTTGAAGCCGGAGTTCCTATTCTTATACCGCTGGTAATGAAAGGACTTCTGGTCTCAAAAGGTATAGTGTTTTTGTTGAGGATAATGCCAGCCTTGGTCATGGCTGCTTCTGTCTCTTTTCCAGTTATCTCGAACTTATTTAGATTGAGGAGCATTACGTGGTTGTCTGTTCCCCCAGATACTATGTTGAAATCCCTTTCTATAAGACTTTCAGAGAGCATCTTTGCATTCTTGACTGTCTGCTCCTGATCCTGCTTGAACTGCTTGCTTTGTGCTTCCTTGAAAGCCACAGCCTTTGCAGCTATTATGTGCATTAGAGGTCCGCCCTGTATTCCGGGGAATATGGCCTTATCAAGTGCTTTGGCATATTCTTCTTTGCACATGACCATTCCGCCTCTTGGTCCACGCAGGGTTTTGTGAGTGGTTGTTGTGACGAAATCAGCATATGGTACAGGGCTTGGGTGTACTCCAGCTGCCACAAGTCCGGCAATATGGGCAATATCGGCTAGTAGATATGCACCTACTTCATCAGCTATCTCTCTGAAGCGCTTGAAATCAAGTGTACGGGAATAAGCAGATGCTCCACACACAATCATACGGGGTTTTGTCTGCTTTGCCATTTCCATAAGTGCATCGTAGTCCAATGCTTCAGTTTCCTTAGATACTCCATAAGGTATTATTTTGTAAAGCTGGCCAGCGAAGTTAACCGGGCTTCCGTGTGAAAGATGACCTCCATGTGAGAGGTCCATGGACATAATGGTCTCTCCCGGTTTGAGTACGGAGAAATATACGCCCATATTGGCACCTGAGCCTGAGTGAGGTTGCACATTCACATGCTCTGCACCAAATATGGCTTTTGCCCTGTCTCTTGCGAGGTTTTCAGCAATATCTACAAATTCGCAGCCACCATAATATCTCTTACCCGGATAGCCTTCAGCATATTTGTTTGTCATTATCGAGCCCTGTGCTTCCATGACTGCACGGCTCGTATAATTCTCAGATGCTATGAGGTTGAGTTTGTAATCCTGGCGGTTCGCTTCAAGCTTCAGGGCTTCAGCGATCTCGGGGTCAATCTCTAAAATATAGGACATGATATCATCCAATTACAAGCTGTTTTAAGGTTTATTTATCTCTGCGTAGTACAATCCTGCCATCCACTTTAAGTTTACCCTCAGTGAACAGTTTTATTGCTTCGGGGAATATCCTGTGTTCCTGTTCTAGTATCCTAGAGGCAAGCGTGTTCTCCGTGTCATCATCTTTCACGGGTACAGAACTCTGGATGATTATAGGTCCACTATCCATTCCCTCATCGACGAAGTGCACTGTGCATCCGGCGACTTTGACGCCGTATTCAAGTGCTTGCCTGGGGCCATGCAGCCCTTTAAAAGAAGGTAGCAATGCAGGATGTATATTCATGATCCTATCTTTATATGTCTGGATCACTTCACTTCCTAATATCCTCATGTATCCTGCAAGTAGCACCAGGTCTACAGTATAAAGCTGCAATGTTTCAATTATCTTTTTTTCGAAATCCATCTTGCTTACATGGGAACGTGGATCGATAAAAACAGCATCAATCCCATGTATTTTTGCACGTTCAAGGGCATAAGCATCTCTCTTATCACTAATGACCACGCTGAGCTTTACATCCTTTAAATAACCGCTTTCCACATGGTCAATGATAGACTGAAGATTAGAACCACTGCCTGATACTAAAACTCCTATATTGGTGGTCATTATAGGCACTTAAAGTATCTTCCTATAATTAGATTTTTGGATTTGGTCCACAACTATATGAAAAATAGTATTTCTAACTTATTGGACGAAATTGTTTCAATTATACATATTGTACCATAATTATAATTAGCCATACTACAAAAAATATTCTTCATTTATTTACTCTTATTACTGTTCACTTCCTAGTGATTTTTACTAATAAATTGTTAGTACCATTATTACCACTCGTTAGTTGCTGTTGCGTCTTATGTGGATAAGATATGTAACTAGATATATTATTAAGAGTATAAGTATGTATAATACACAAGATCCAATTAAAGTTCTAACAATCATTCCTATAACAGTTGATAAATCAAGAGGTGCAATCGTGAAAAATAGATTCAAAACTGAGAAAAATATAAAACAAAAAATAAATAATAGTATATACGTTGATTTTTTCATTATAAGTTCACTTCCATCTCCATATTTTCAGTTATAAGTATCTTTAAAAATATTCTATTAGCTGAGTTTGTTCTAAAAAAGGTTTCAGAACCATTTTCTATGGACTGAATCTTAATTAATTCTTTGGATAAATATACTTAATCATTTGTAGATCGCATTTTCAAGAGAACTTCATTATTGCATCTCATATTTGCGGTGAACATTTCCAAACTGATCGCATGTTGAATAAACTTTGATATATTTATCGTAAAGAACTAAACCAACACCCTGAATTTCAATTCCCCAATGAAAATGCCCACTACCATAAATTTCCCCTGTATGAGTATTCAAATAATTAATCCCACCTTCCTTCCAGTTACTAACCTGAAAGATACTTGGAGTGCCTAATGAGTACCATGCATCTGTATAATGAGTCTCCACAATTGCTGGATTTACATTAAACCCATAATATCCTTTTGAGTAGATCGTAAATAGTCTCGTTCCTATTAAGCTATAAAAACTCTGGGATGCTGTTATTGTAGGAGTATACTGAAGAGCACTCATGGATGCAACAAGACTTGTTGTTGCAGTATTTTGAATTTCTTTTTTATTATTTAGCTCTTTTTTCGTGCTAGTAATGAAGAAAAAGCCCTGATTGGTGAAAGTAACGTCTGATCCATCTTTTAGTTCATATGTTCTTAAACTCGTATCATCTAAAGTATCTTTATTTGGTGTTGGGATTTTGTCCTTGTTTGCTTTAAAATAATTTGTAATCAGGTCGTCTGTAGAGAAGCTTTTTGTATTGGAATTTAGCGCATCTATTAAACCTTGTTCCAATTCAGAAGGCTTATCACTTATTTTTGACGATTCCTGTGCACTAACCGCCGCTGTAAATGCCATACTCAGAATCAACATCGTCATAA encodes:
- the modA gene encoding molybdate ABC transporter substrate-binding protein, producing MDKKNQTLLTAAIAIVIIVALAAIIMGSNDGKQQNQQLNQSQDQQNTSQNQPEATQQQITQPTQINVAAAASLTEAFTDIEEKFETENPEIDIVYNFAGSGTLRTQIEAAPETADVFASAAQDQMDMLASKGFIYNNTRQDFAGNSLVMITPKGNALGLTGIQDLTKTELEKISMGNPDTVPAGKYAKEALTNAGLWDSVSSKTLMAENVKQALVYVETGEAEAGFVFSTDASSADNDSIEVITSVPITTPITYPIAVVSDTQHKEDSQLFIDFVTGEKGKSILEQYGFTIPQTG
- a CDS encoding methylenetetrahydrofolate reductase C-terminal domain-containing protein, with amino-acid sequence MIISSSKPFDEVLASLEGIDNIFVVGCNVCAARLHVGGEPEVLAMCEKLRDAGKHVIGWVLPTAACSIRSCETLVEKEPDIQKADAILVMACGSGTSVVSRFANIPVYPSNNTDSLGGRSGEQVLPQLCEMCGACNVQEFGGVCPKASCPKGLLNGPCGGSMLGKCEVESEKECAWELIYRQLEKTDRLELLEKVFEPRKYSR
- the folP gene encoding dihydropteroate synthase, whose translation is MFVDTEICGLKVGDEHPVRIMGVINLSKESFYKSSVVNVDSILDKAHSMVDSGATILDIGARSTWMLANPVISKEEEMQRLVPALDILKDNVDALISVDTMFTDIAEKSIELGADIINDVSGFKADESMLDILVEHKCPAVAMATEKIPGDPIGMDAIMRSLSNIIMHAQDKGMDTSKLILDPAIGKWVAEKGPIYDFETIDQFERLKVFQKPILAAISRKSCIDAVLHKPAEERLYGTLAATAIVVHKGAHIIRTHDVAQTMDVVKVAAAMRSREPKVKENNFEVSVLDIINSEDAVRTMKEMGVTGTGAQIMKKKCSSRVLRISNITTTEALIIKQEILARGGDAALERNAVSHETESTDVLVIGTILQLEKLAQKLECQARNLPLISRMINDTLKLDDNVEYRYLRDL
- a CDS encoding bifunctional methylenetetrahydrofolate dehydrogenase/methenyltetrahydrofolate cyclohydrolase, translated to MVGEYSSRVIDGRSLAKKIEEEVKEGVQRLKAEKGITPGLATILVGEDPASKMYVRLKHKACERTGIHAEDHNLPSSISQEELTAHIKQLNLRDDIHGILLQLPLPKNLNEKEAMLAIDPKKDADGFHPYNMGNLLIGNEGFVPCTPKGIIRAMEEHGVQIQGKHAVIVGHSNVVGKPMAAMLINRNATVSVCHVFTQNLKQYTLDADILVVGTGVKHLIKAEMVKEGVVVFDVGITEENGKVYGDVDFENVIKKASLITPVPGGVGPMTISILMQHVLMAAKDGM
- the glyA gene encoding serine hydroxymethyltransferase, producing MSYILEIDPEIAEALKLEANRQDYKLNLIASENYTSRAVMEAQGSIMTNKYAEGYPGKRYYGGCEFVDIAENLARDRAKAIFGAEHVNVQPHSGSGANMGVYFSVLKPGETIMSMDLSHGGHLSHGSPVNFAGQLYKIIPYGVSKETEALDYDALMEMAKQTKPRMIVCGASAYSRTLDFKRFREIADEVGAYLLADIAHIAGLVAAGVHPSPVPYADFVTTTTHKTLRGPRGGMVMCKEEYAKALDKAIFPGIQGGPLMHIIAAKAVAFKEAQSKQFKQDQEQTVKNAKMLSESLIERDFNIVSGGTDNHVMLLNLNKFEITGKETEAAMTKAGIILNKNTIPFETRSPFITSGIRIGTPASTTRGMKEMEMVDIAGFIENVIGNIGNEKVLMEVSSDVEQLVSRFPIYK
- the purN gene encoding phosphoribosylglycinamide formyltransferase → MTTNIGVLVSGSGSNLQSIIDHVESGYLKDVKLSVVISDKRDAYALERAKIHGIDAVFIDPRSHVSKMDFEKKIIETLQLYTVDLVLLAGYMRILGSEVIQTYKDRIMNIHPALLPSFKGLHGPRQALEYGVKVAGCTVHFVDEGMDSGPIIIQSSVPVKDDDTENTLASRILEQEHRIFPEAIKLFTEGKLKVDGRIVLRRDK